In a genomic window of Littorina saxatilis isolate snail1 linkage group LG6, US_GU_Lsax_2.0, whole genome shotgun sequence:
- the LOC138969121 gene encoding testis-specific gene 10 protein-like isoform X5 yields MLDGGRPSDVIGLDAKNRSNERMISHLNIQVDFLQQKNRELERKLADSQAEADLSEAKYTKAQARLRELEFELKDVDRVAHQLQTDKNLVVRAADREMGEAKVPSNNQKRSASAGDELEKSRHELEDLDSAVAQLRAENARVSKDYTDLKARLELREADNVKLEELLDRLQEDKKRLTQRTNKLTANEKELVLEIERLKRKNGPVVKKGKIPSKLDAFIRGIEEERDYYKQQTDMLQKMIRGEPSVVLTKSLSRSGSRAGSRSGSPVREKGSFEKKALLQHEAVIRVLEEEKEYYKKEYEALKVLKRSSAPSRVSPTKSVIEESELFRLTRERDELKALLDKFERHMAEIQANVTVLTAERDKLNLMYQETKEELMHVRRELISSPKSPKTSLAAQAILRRVENERDDAVADLHRMTTERDSLRERIKIATESSLSDRAKLEQRVEDMGASLRTVESEREELLLRLCSFKDENKALEEQVQDQAVRLREMDEEVARYKSSAAQLRLLVEEAEKSLDETRHRLARREKELQKQEERCVHLEDQLSHLQHNGGVQRDELSVMRSTLAAVDREKDILQVSVDERTEKISIMNAELHDKERVVSDLKVRVGELEAQLHHSNDNLSLKDREIKSLRRQVESGNEDLQEASRGRDIAMQENRRLQDDLSVMTRENQKLNAELQDAYGERESLKTQVQQYILEVRRVEDLLSTKEAERSDLLEQYRRLSQEAEQFQTSSHQLESEGSNMRLEIMTKESELRRAHDKLDNLEREIQEHVHAQQSYEQQVLSLTRSVTTLEENLRVAEDEKSVLRSDYTSARENAAQLESIKEQLLRKQSALQLEKEQLQSLVEDLRQESECLQSQIVQERGTVKNLEGLLQSGREKEFQNQLSSQERNTEIQMLRDRLSLNESKIQTQGREIASLRTRNVELEGDVERLRRQLTNERFERERAVQELRRNGITPPIMISEFSNDSLNTRSLSRERGRSPSRSPSRSPSRSPPRYRSANSSLNRRRSPDPYVEEYRETSIKSTYSHDVL; encoded by the exons ATGCTGGACGGGGGGCGACCATCAGACGTCATAGGCCTGGACGCCAAGAACCGCTCCAACGAGAGGATGATTTCTCACCTCAACATCCAG GTGGATTTCTTGCAACAAAAGAACAGGGAGCTCGAAAGGAAACTCGCTGACTCTCAAGCTGAGGCTGATTTGTCGGAGGCAAAATACACCAAGGCTCAAGCCCGCCTCCGGGAATTGGAGTTTGAACTCAAGGATGTCGACCGTGTGGCCCACCAGCTGCAGACCGACAAGAATCTGGTCGTCCGAGCGGCCGATAGGGAGATGGGAGAGGCTAAG GTACCATCAAACAATCAGAAACGTTCAGCATCCGCTGGT GATGAGCTTGAAAAATCCAGGCACGAACTGGAGGACTTAGATAGTGCGGTCGCTCAACTTAGAGCC GAAAACGCAAGGGTATCCAAAGACTACACGGACCTGAAGGCCCGGCTAGAACTTCGGGAAGCGGACAACGTGAAGTTAGAAGAGCTGTTAGACAGGCTGCAGGAAGATAAGAAGCGACTGACTCAGCGAACCAACAAACTCACTGCCAATG AGAAAGAACTTGTGCTAGAAATTGAAAGGttaaaaagaaagaatggaCCTGTGGTCAAAAAGGGGAAGATCCCGAGCAAGCTGGACGCGTTCATTCGCGGCATTGAGGAGGAGCGCGACTACTACAAACAGCAGACGGACATGCTGCAGAAGATGATCCGAGGAGAGCCTTCTGTGGTCTTGACCAAGTCCTTGTCAAGGTCGGGGTCAAGGGCAGGGTCAAGGTCAGGGAGCCCAGTCAGGGAGAAGGGCTCCTTTGAGAAAAAG GCTCTGCTGCAGCACGAAGCAGTGATCCGTGTGctggaggaggagaaggagtaTTACAAGAAGGAGTACGAAGCCCTCAAAGTTCTCAAGCGCTCCTCCGCCCCCTCACGTGTCAGCCCAACCAAG AGCGTCATTGAGGAAAGTGAGCTGTTTCGCCTGACTCGGGAGAGAGACGAGCTCAAAGCCCTCTTGGACAAATTTGAACGACACATGGCTGAG ATTCAGGCCAATGTTACCGTTTTGACAGCAGAGCGTGACAAGCTGAACCTCATGTACCAAGAG ACAAAGGAAGAACTAATGCACGTGCGACGAGAGCTGATATCTTCCCCCAAATCTCCCAAGACCTCCCTGGCAGCGCAGGCCATCTTGAGACGGGTGGAGAACGAGCGTGATGATGCCGTCGCTGACCTGCATCGCATGACCACAGAGCGTGACAGTCTGCGTGAACGCATCAAG ATCGCCACAGAGTCGTCATTGTCGGACCGTGCCAAGCTGGAGCAAAGGGTGGAGGATATGGGAGCATCTCTCAGAACA GTGGAGTCAGAGCGTGAGGAGCTGTTGTTGCGCCTGTGTTCGTTCAAAGATGAGAACAAGGCTCTGGAGGAACAGGTGCAGGACCAGGCCGTGCGACTCCGGGAGATGGACGAGGAGGTTGCACGGTACAAAAGTTCCGCTGCCCAGCTCAG ACTGCTAGTGGAGGAGGCGGAGAAGTCGCTGGACGAGACGCGGCACCGCTTGGCCAGGCGGGAAAAGGAGCTGCAGAAACAGGAGGAGCGCTGTGTACACCTGGAGGACCAGCTGTCCCACCTGCAGCACAACGGCGGCGTGCAACGCGACGAGCTCTCCGTCATGCGCTCCACGCTGGCCGCCGTCGACCGGGAGAAGGACATCCTGCAGGTCTCCGTGGACGAGAGGACTGAGAAGATCTCCATCATGAACGCTGAGCTTCACGACAAG GAGCGAGTCGTAAGCGACCTGAAAGTGAGAGTGGGTGAACTGGAGGCTCAGCTTCA CCACTCCAACGACAACCTGTCACTGAAGGACCGTGAGATCAAGAGCCTGCGTCGCCAGGTGGAGAGTGGTAACGAGGACCTGCAGGAGGCCAGTCGTGGGCGCGACATCGCTATGCAGGAGAACCGCCGTCTGCAAGACGACCTCTCTGTCATGACCAGAGAAAACCAG aaactGAACGCAGAGCTGCAGGATGCCTATGGAGAGCGAGAGTCACTGAAGACACAGGTACAGCAGTATATCCTGGAGGTACGTCGTGTGGAGGACCTGCTTTCCACCAAG GAAGCAGAACGCTCTGACCTGCTAGAACAGTACCGCAGACTATCGCAGGAGGCGGAGCAGTTCCAGACCTCATCTCACCAGCTGGAGAGCGAGGGATCCAACATGCGCTTGGAGATCATGACCAAGGAGTCGGAGCTGAGACGAGCCCACGACAAGCTTGACAACTTGGAGCGTGAAATTCAGGAG CACGTGCACGCCCAGCAGTCTTACGAGCAGCAAGTGCTGTCCCTGACTCGCTCGGTCACCACCCTGGAAGAGAACCTGCGCGTGGCGGAGGATGAGAAGAGTGTGCTACGTTCGGACTACACTTCAGCCAGGGAGAACGCTGCGCAGCTGGAGAGCATCAAGGAACAGTTGCTGCGAAAGCAGAGCGCTTTGCAACTGGAGAAAGAGCAG TTGCAATCACTGGTGGAGGACCTGCGTCAGGAGAGCGAGTGCCTGCAGAGTCAGATTGTCCAGGAGCGCGGCACGGTCAAGAACCTGGAGGGACTGCTGCAGAGTGGCCGCGAGAAGGAGTTCCAGAACCAGCTCTCCTCCCAGGAACGCAACACCGAGATCCAGATGCTCAGGGACCGCCTGTCTCTCAACGAGAGCAAGAT CCAAACCCAAGGCCGTGAGATCGCCTCTCTCAGGACTCGCAACGTCGAGTTGGAAGGAGACGTGGAAAGACTGCGCAGACAACTCACAAACGAGCGATTTGAAAG AGAGCGTGCAGTACAAGAGCTGCGACGTAACGGAATCACACCACCCATCATGATATCCGAGTTCTCTAACGACAGCCTCAACACCCGATCCCTCAGTCGCGAGAGAGGAAGGTCGCCATCTCGCTCTCCCTCCCGATCTCCCTCCCGAAGTCCTCCTCG CTACAGGTCGGCCAACTCCAGTCTGAATCGGCGGAGATCACCCGACCCGTACGTCGAAGAATACAGGGAAACTTCCATCAAATCCACCTACTCTCATGACGTTCTGTGA